From Candidatus Binatia bacterium, the proteins below share one genomic window:
- a CDS encoding type IIA DNA topoisomerase subunit B — translation MSKYTAKDITVLEGLEPVRKRPGMYIGGVDSTGLHHLLWELLDNAVDEAMNGYCDKVTVTLHPDGSTITVADNGRGIPVDVHPKHKRPALELILTTLHAGGKFENRNYFHAGGLHGVGASVVTALASSMTVTVKRDGATWTQSFARGVATSKLKKEGAARGSGTTITFTADPQIFPDTAFKPKVIRERLEARSYLHRGLTLVFENAAEKQTETFCHERGIAEYIERQIAEGGKQQVAEPFYAERKDGFIVECALAWTEATEERLLSFVNGIPTPSGGTHENGLKGGLVKAVRNYVSVQNLLPKGLTLAAEDIREGLVGILSLYVQQPQFQGQTKDRLNNPEVTAPIDTFIRGGLENYLHSNPTQAKAIANRVILAARARSASRAAVEQVQRKTAVSHRLNLPGKLADCSSTDPGESELFIVEGDSAGGSAKQGRNREFQAILPLRGKVLNAEQASTSKVLSNKELTDMISALGCGFGKDFDAAKLRYGKVCLLMDADADGHHICTLLLTFFYRHLPELIRRGHVFIAQPPLYRIEIGKEVHWALDEAARDRIVASANGKSATITRFKGLGEMNPSTLKETTLDPARRALLRVQVDDPARTEGTIQTLMGKDVEPRFKFIMERAPRVGVDEVDV, via the coding sequence ATGTCCAAATACACCGCCAAAGACATCACCGTTCTCGAAGGCCTCGAGCCGGTCCGCAAGCGACCGGGCATGTACATCGGTGGCGTCGACTCCACCGGACTCCATCACCTGCTGTGGGAGCTGCTCGACAACGCCGTCGACGAGGCGATGAACGGCTACTGCGATAAGGTGACGGTAACGCTTCATCCCGACGGCAGCACGATCACGGTGGCCGACAACGGCCGCGGTATCCCGGTCGACGTGCACCCGAAGCACAAGCGCCCGGCTCTGGAACTCATCCTGACCACGCTGCACGCCGGTGGCAAGTTCGAGAACCGCAACTACTTTCATGCCGGCGGGCTGCACGGCGTCGGCGCTTCGGTGGTGACGGCACTGGCGTCGTCGATGACCGTGACGGTCAAGCGTGACGGAGCGACGTGGACGCAATCGTTCGCGCGCGGGGTGGCGACGAGCAAGTTGAAGAAGGAGGGAGCGGCCCGCGGCAGCGGGACGACGATTACCTTCACCGCCGATCCGCAGATCTTTCCGGATACCGCGTTCAAGCCGAAGGTGATTCGCGAGCGCCTCGAAGCGCGTTCGTACCTGCACCGCGGCCTGACGCTGGTGTTCGAAAACGCTGCGGAGAAGCAGACGGAAACCTTCTGCCACGAACGCGGGATCGCCGAGTATATCGAGCGCCAGATCGCCGAGGGCGGTAAGCAGCAGGTGGCGGAGCCGTTTTACGCCGAGCGCAAGGACGGCTTCATCGTCGAGTGCGCTCTGGCCTGGACCGAGGCTACCGAGGAACGCCTCCTGTCGTTCGTCAACGGAATTCCGACGCCGTCGGGTGGGACGCACGAGAACGGCCTGAAGGGCGGCCTGGTCAAGGCCGTTCGCAACTACGTGTCGGTGCAGAACCTGCTGCCCAAGGGACTGACGCTGGCGGCCGAGGACATCCGCGAAGGGCTGGTCGGCATCCTGAGCCTGTACGTGCAGCAGCCGCAGTTCCAGGGTCAGACGAAGGATCGCCTCAACAACCCCGAGGTGACCGCGCCCATCGACACGTTCATTCGTGGTGGGTTGGAGAACTACCTGCACAGCAACCCGACGCAGGCAAAGGCGATTGCAAACCGGGTCATTTTGGCGGCGCGAGCGCGCAGCGCTTCCCGGGCCGCCGTGGAGCAGGTGCAGCGGAAGACGGCGGTGTCGCACCGGCTCAACCTGCCGGGCAAGCTGGCAGACTGCAGCTCTACCGACCCCGGGGAGAGCGAGCTGTTCATAGTCGAGGGCGACTCCGCCGGTGGGTCGGCGAAGCAAGGCCGTAACCGCGAGTTTCAGGCCATCCTGCCGCTGCGCGGCAAGGTCTTGAACGCCGAGCAGGCGTCGACGAGCAAGGTGCTGTCGAACAAGGAACTCACGGACATGATTTCCGCGCTCGGCTGCGGCTTCGGCAAGGACTTCGATGCTGCGAAGCTGCGTTACGGAAAGGTCTGCCTGTTGATGGATGCCGATGCGGACGGGCATCACATCTGTACCCTGCTGCTGACGTTCTTCTACCGCCACCTGCCTGAACTGATCCGGCGCGGCCACGTGTTCATCGCGCAGCCGCCGCTGTACCGGATCGAGATCGGCAAGGAAGTACACTGGGCTCTCGACGAAGCCGCGCGCGATCGAATCGTGGCGAGTGCGAACGGGAAGTCGGCGACCATCACGCGGTTCAAGGGCCTTGGCGAGATGAATCCGTCCACGTTGAAGGAGACGACGCTCGACCCGGCGCGCCGGGCATTGTTGCGCGTGCAGGTGGATGACCCGGCGCGCACCGAGGGGACGATCCAGACGCTGATGGGCAAGGACGTCGAGCCGCGCTTCAAGTTCATCATGGAGCGCGCTCCGCGGGTTGGAGTCGACGAAGTCGACGTGTAG
- the acs gene encoding acetate--CoA ligase, giving the protein MSQPDIESLLNENRVFPPPADFSRQAHVGSVADYERLVRAAAEDPERFWSDLASELDWFTPWRTVLDWKPPFARWFVGATTNIAHNCIDRHLGSWRRNKAAIVWEGEPGDARTLTFHDLHREVCRFANVLKRFGVTKGDRVGLYLPMIPELPIAMLACARIGATHSVIFGGFSADALRDRLNDAQAKLVVTADGGYRRGAVVPLKANADAALRDTPSVENVVVVRRTGETVPMKGGRDRWWHELMEEADATCPAEALDSEHPLFILYTSGTTGKPKGVVHTTGGFMVHTYATSKWIFDLKEEDTFWCTADIGWVTGHSYVAYGILANGATTLMYEGAPNFPEPDRNWQIIDKYGVTVFYTAPTAIRSFIKWGRHWPQKHSLQSLRLLGSVGEPINPEAWIWYHEEIGKGRCPIVDTWWQTETGGIMITPLPGVTPTKPGSATRPFPGIDVDVVTREGKPVEANQGGLLVIKRPWPGMLRTIYGDPDRYVQQYWSQIPGMYFTGDGARRDADGYFWIMGRVDDVVNVAGHRLGTMEVESALVSHQAVAEAAVVGRPDPLKGQAIVAFVSLEHGHKATDELRLQLREHVAREIGAFARPEDIRFADALPKTRSGKIMRRLLRDIAGGKETIGDTTTLEDLSVLAKLREEEE; this is encoded by the coding sequence ATGTCCCAGCCTGACATCGAATCCCTGCTGAACGAAAACCGGGTGTTTCCGCCGCCTGCCGACTTCAGCCGACAGGCGCACGTGGGCTCCGTGGCGGATTACGAGCGGCTTGTACGCGCGGCCGCCGAGGACCCCGAACGGTTCTGGAGCGATCTGGCCTCCGAACTCGATTGGTTCACACCCTGGCGCACCGTGCTCGATTGGAAGCCGCCCTTTGCGCGGTGGTTCGTCGGCGCGACAACCAACATCGCGCACAACTGCATTGATCGCCACCTCGGTTCGTGGCGGCGCAACAAAGCCGCCATCGTCTGGGAAGGCGAGCCGGGCGACGCTCGCACCCTGACCTTTCACGACCTGCACCGCGAAGTCTGTCGCTTCGCCAACGTCCTCAAGCGCTTCGGCGTCACCAAAGGGGACCGCGTGGGTCTTTACCTGCCCATGATCCCCGAGCTGCCGATCGCCATGCTCGCCTGCGCCCGTATCGGGGCCACCCACAGTGTCATCTTCGGCGGCTTCAGCGCCGACGCCCTGCGCGATCGCCTCAACGACGCGCAGGCAAAGCTCGTCGTCACCGCCGACGGCGGCTACCGGCGTGGGGCCGTGGTGCCGCTGAAAGCGAATGCCGACGCCGCGCTTCGCGACACGCCGTCGGTCGAGAACGTGGTCGTCGTGCGCCGCACCGGCGAGACCGTTCCCATGAAAGGCGGCCGCGACCGCTGGTGGCACGAACTCATGGAGGAGGCCGACGCGACCTGCCCCGCCGAAGCCCTCGACTCCGAGCACCCGCTCTTCATCCTGTACACCAGCGGCACCACCGGAAAGCCCAAAGGTGTGGTGCACACCACGGGCGGCTTCATGGTGCACACGTACGCGACCTCGAAGTGGATCTTCGATCTCAAGGAAGAAGATACCTTCTGGTGCACGGCCGACATCGGTTGGGTCACCGGTCATAGCTACGTCGCCTACGGTATCCTCGCCAACGGAGCGACCACCCTGATGTACGAAGGGGCGCCGAACTTCCCCGAGCCGGACCGCAACTGGCAGATCATCGACAAGTACGGCGTGACCGTCTTTTACACGGCTCCCACGGCGATCCGGAGCTTCATCAAGTGGGGAAGACACTGGCCGCAGAAACACTCCCTGCAGAGCTTACGGCTGCTCGGCAGCGTCGGCGAGCCGATCAACCCCGAGGCGTGGATCTGGTACCACGAAGAAATCGGCAAGGGCCGTTGTCCGATCGTCGATACGTGGTGGCAGACGGAAACCGGCGGCATCATGATCACGCCGCTCCCCGGGGTCACCCCGACCAAGCCCGGCTCCGCCACCCGCCCGTTTCCGGGCATCGATGTCGATGTCGTCACCCGCGAGGGCAAACCGGTCGAGGCCAACCAGGGCGGCCTTCTCGTCATCAAACGCCCGTGGCCCGGCATGCTGCGCACCATCTACGGCGACCCCGACCGCTACGTGCAGCAGTACTGGAGTCAGATCCCCGGCATGTACTTCACCGGCGACGGGGCGCGGCGCGACGCCGACGGCTACTTCTGGATCATGGGTCGTGTCGACGACGTCGTTAACGTCGCCGGCCACCGCCTCGGTACGATGGAAGTCGAAAGCGCCCTGGTCAGCCACCAGGCCGTGGCCGAAGCCGCCGTCGTCGGTCGGCCCGACCCGCTGAAAGGCCAGGCGATTGTCGCCTTCGTCTCCCTCGAACACGGCCACAAGGCGACCGACGAACTGCGCCTGCAACTGCGCGAGCACGTCGCCCGCGAAATCGGCGCCTTTGCCCGCCCCGAGGACATTCGCTTTGCCGACGCCTTGCCGAAGACGCGCAGCGGCAAGATCATGCGCCGCCTGCTGCGCGATATCGCCGGCGGCAAAGAAACCATCGGCGACACAACCACCCTGGAAGACCTCTCGGTGCTCGCGAAACTGCGCGAGGAGGAGGAGTGA
- a CDS encoding DNA topoisomerase IV subunit A — protein sequence MQQKTPQHIASVDLSATAEERYLVYALSVITSRALPDVRDGLKPVQRRILYAMFQNLRLTAGTRPRKSAAVVGEVLGKYHPHGDQAAYDAMVRLAQPFALRYPLVHGEGNFGSLDGDSPAAMRYTEARLTPVAEELLRDIRHETVEFRDNYDATLREPIVLPAAIPQLLINGSTGIAVGMATNIPPHNLGEVVAALVALIKDPDLTTKDLCKFVKGPDFPTGGEILNSRGEIRGIYETGHGAIRLRGQYEAAVEKRRRRLIVTSIPYTVNKSRIVEEIAEHIVSRRLPQATDVRDESTDRVRIVVEIKPDASAEAVMAYLFKHTSLQINFNVNLTALVPTDPAGVGQPARLTLKDLCRHFLDFRLAVVTRRLQHELRELQARLHILAGFLKLFDNLDRAIKLIRQAASRQDAAAKLMKEFGLDEVQADAVLETRLYQLARLEIDKIREEQRAKQARAKEIERLLASAKARWGIVEAELLEVAKKYADPRRTVLSAGAELVYDAEAYVVHEDATVVITRDGWMKRLGEVKDPSSTRVREGDAAKWILRGNTRDNVALFSNFGVVYVLKVADVPATTGYGEPVQSQLNFKDGERVVAAGLVPAASGETAEDGPRWLVTTAGGMGFFCRPDLTETTRNGRRIARTREGDEVVVVAAGEGDTITAVTSGGKLLCFAAEELPELSGAGRGVILMRLDADDRLVGAVCHLRADLPIAVAEDGSERRFQTPELAHRAQKGRKTLARFKPVTLVPRPAPPTDRQDPPAKPNQSQGSLFDP from the coding sequence GTGCAGCAGAAAACGCCGCAGCACATCGCGTCGGTCGATCTCAGTGCAACCGCCGAAGAGCGGTACCTTGTCTATGCCCTGAGTGTCATCACCTCGCGGGCTCTGCCCGACGTGCGTGACGGTCTCAAACCCGTACAACGCCGGATTCTTTACGCCATGTTCCAGAACCTGCGCCTGACCGCCGGGACGCGCCCGCGCAAGTCGGCCGCCGTCGTCGGCGAGGTGCTGGGGAAATACCATCCGCACGGCGATCAGGCTGCCTACGATGCCATGGTGCGTCTCGCGCAGCCGTTCGCGTTGCGCTACCCGCTGGTGCACGGCGAGGGTAACTTCGGCTCGCTCGACGGCGACAGCCCGGCCGCCATGCGTTACACCGAGGCCCGGCTGACACCGGTCGCCGAGGAACTGCTGCGCGACATCCGCCACGAGACGGTCGAGTTCCGCGACAACTACGACGCGACGTTGCGCGAGCCGATCGTGCTGCCGGCGGCGATTCCGCAATTGCTGATCAACGGCAGCACCGGGATCGCGGTGGGGATGGCAACCAACATCCCGCCGCACAATCTCGGCGAGGTGGTGGCCGCGCTGGTGGCCCTCATCAAGGACCCGGACCTGACGACGAAGGACCTGTGCAAGTTCGTCAAGGGGCCGGACTTCCCGACCGGCGGCGAGATCCTCAATTCGCGCGGCGAAATTCGCGGCATTTACGAAACCGGCCACGGCGCTATCCGACTGCGCGGGCAGTACGAAGCCGCGGTCGAGAAGCGGCGCCGCAGACTGATCGTCACCTCGATCCCGTACACGGTAAACAAGTCGCGCATCGTCGAGGAAATCGCCGAGCACATCGTGAGCCGGCGCCTGCCGCAGGCGACCGACGTGCGCGACGAATCGACCGATCGCGTGCGCATCGTGGTCGAGATCAAGCCCGACGCCTCCGCCGAAGCCGTCATGGCGTATCTCTTCAAGCACACCAGCCTGCAGATCAACTTCAACGTCAATCTGACGGCTCTGGTGCCGACCGATCCCGCCGGAGTGGGCCAGCCGGCGCGACTCACGCTCAAGGACCTCTGCCGACACTTCCTCGATTTTCGCCTCGCCGTGGTGACGCGGCGCCTGCAACACGAGTTGCGCGAGTTGCAGGCGCGGCTCCACATCCTTGCCGGTTTCCTCAAGCTGTTCGACAACCTCGACCGAGCCATCAAACTGATCCGCCAGGCCGCGTCGCGGCAGGACGCGGCGGCGAAGTTAATGAAGGAGTTCGGTCTCGACGAGGTGCAGGCGGACGCGGTGCTCGAGACGCGCCTCTATCAGCTTGCCCGTCTGGAAATCGACAAGATCCGCGAGGAGCAACGCGCCAAGCAAGCGCGCGCGAAAGAGATCGAGCGACTCCTGGCCAGTGCGAAGGCACGCTGGGGGATCGTCGAAGCGGAACTGCTCGAGGTGGCGAAGAAGTATGCCGACCCCCGCCGCACCGTGCTCAGCGCCGGAGCGGAGCTGGTCTACGACGCCGAGGCGTACGTGGTGCACGAGGACGCGACGGTGGTGATCACGCGCGACGGGTGGATGAAGCGCCTCGGCGAAGTCAAGGATCCGTCCAGCACCCGCGTGCGCGAGGGCGACGCCGCGAAGTGGATCCTGCGCGGCAACACCCGCGATAACGTCGCGTTGTTCTCCAACTTCGGCGTGGTGTACGTCCTCAAGGTGGCCGACGTGCCGGCCACCACCGGGTACGGCGAACCGGTACAGTCGCAGCTCAATTTCAAGGATGGGGAACGGGTCGTCGCCGCCGGCCTGGTTCCGGCGGCAAGCGGCGAGACCGCGGAGGACGGCCCGCGCTGGCTGGTGACGACCGCCGGAGGGATGGGGTTCTTCTGCCGTCCCGACCTGACCGAGACCACCCGCAACGGCCGCCGCATCGCGCGTACCCGTGAAGGCGACGAGGTCGTCGTCGTGGCTGCGGGCGAGGGCGACACGATCACCGCCGTGACCAGCGGCGGCAAGCTGCTCTGTTTCGCTGCCGAGGAGCTACCGGAACTGTCCGGCGCCGGACGGGGGGTCATTCTGATGCGCCTCGATGCGGACGACCGCCTGGTCGGCGCGGTCTGCCACCTGCGCGCAGATCTGCCGATCGCCGTAGCCGAGGACGGCAGCGAGCGGCGCTTCCAGACGCCCGAGCTGGCTCACCGCGCCCAGAAGGGCCGCAAGACCCTCGCCCGCTTCAAACCCGTGACACTGGTTCCACGCCCGGCGCCCCCCACCGACCGCCAGGACCCGCCAGCGAAGCCTAACCAGAGCCAGGGCTCCCTCTTCGACCCGTAA